The following nucleotide sequence is from Alkalihalobacillus sp. LMS39.
TTTCCTCTATATGATAGTGGAGATATCGAAGGCGCGATTAGACTTGAGCGCGATAAAATAGCTGAGTTGGCAGAAGAGATTGTTTTAGGTTATGAAGATGTGATGGAATATGAACAGTCTGTTATCGAAAAAAATATGGATGAACTAGTCTCTGCTAGTACGACAACAAACGTCATTACGATATCGTTAGCGGTTGCTGCGATTGTGGTTGGGATTGTTGTATCCTTTGTGTTAGCAAATAAAATTACAACCCCGGTGTTACAAGTTGTTAACCGAATGAACCAAGTGTCAACTGGGGACTTAAGTGGACAATCATTACAAACAAATTCAAAAGATGAAGTAGGCTTACTAACAGAGTCTGTCAATGATACAACTGCAAGTTTGAAAGGGTTAGTCCGAAGTGTAAATGATGCGACATCACAAGTGGCCGCTTCCTCTGAACAATTGTCTGCAAGTGCGATTGAAACGACAAAAGGAACGGAACAAGTCGTCACAACTATAGAAGAACTTACAAATGACGCGACAGCCTCAGTAGAAACAATTAATCAAAGTGTGGAATCGATCAATGAAATGGCACATAAAATTGAGACAATTGCTGAAACATCAAGTTCTGTTTCAAAAGTAGTGTCAGAAACAAAAGATGCGGCTGAAAGCGGGAATGAGAAAGTGCAAGAGGCTGTCCGACAAATGAGCTCGATTGGTGGTTCAGTGCACACAACAGCAAAAACAATTCAAGCGCTCGGTCATAAATCAGAAGAAATTAATAATATCATTTCAGTAATCAGTGATATTTCAGGCCAAACGAACTTATTAGCTTTAAATGCGGCCATTGAAGCTGCTCGTGCGGGTGAACATGGAAAAGGGTTTTCAATTGTTGCCGATGAAGTACGAAAATTAGCGGAGCAAACAGAAAACTCTACAAAGCAAATCGCTGCATTAATTAGTGAAATTCAAGCTGGGACAACAGAGTCGGTTCAATCGATGACTACCGTTACGAATGAAGTGAACTCAGGAACAACCATTGTAAACGAAGCAGGTCAAACGTTTACCGAAATTGTAACGATGGTTAATGAAGTTGTGAAGCATATCAAAAAAGTGTCGAGCATATCTACTGAATTAGCGAATTCGTCTAAGAAAGTGAAATCATCGTTTGCAGATGTGAAAGAAAAAGCGAACAAAACTTCTGAAGGAGCGGAAGTGATTGCTTCTACTTCACAACAGCAGCTCGCTGCCATGGAAGAAATTACAGCTTCTTCTCAAGTATTAAGTGAAATGGCAGAAGCATTACAAAAAGAAATTGAAGTGTTTAAAATTTAAGGAAATTAGGATCCGGTATATATCGGGTCCTTTTTGTTTGGAAGAAATCAGAGTATTAAACGATTTTTGTAGATTGACGAATAAGTCTTCCTTATAAACTAGTAAAAATATGTAAAGCTTTTTTCAAATAGGTTTTATTTTTAGTCACATGCTATAATGTGAAAAAATAGAAAATATAGGAGGATATATGAATAACCGAAAGTATTCATTTTTCATAAGTATCTTATTCATCATCTTAGTTGTATGTGGATGTGCCGCAACTGAAGAAACGGTAGAAGAGCAAGTGAGTAAAACAGAAAATCAAAAGTTCGAATCAAATTCCTATTCTATGATCGGTGTAGAAAATAAAATTGGTTTTATTTACGATGAGCATTCGACTCCTTTTATTGCTGATGAAGGTCAGAAGTACATGTGGCACTTTTGGGGGGATGATGTCGTCGACCAACAATTTACAGTCATCGGGAAAAACATGAAATCAGGAGAAGAAGTTGTCGTAATTGACAATGAGATCATTGCTGGTCCACTAAATGGCGCTGATGCTCATATGCCTAGTTCGATGTCGTTACCTACTCAAGGGAAATGGGCATTAATGGCATATGTAGATGAAGAGTTATTTGGGACGATTGCTGTAGATGTAAGGTAATAATTGAAGGAGTTGTCTTTGGACAACTCCTTTTCATTATTTTATTTGCTGTTTCATTTCCCTTAGTTCATCTTCAAGCTTTCTTACTCTCTTTAGAAGAGTGTATAATACTGGAGCCATGAAAATAATTACGATTAGTGCGTCCATCATGTTCACCTCATAGTTAATATGACTCTATTATACTGTAAATGGAAAAAAAGAGAATGATAAATTTAATTTGTGTGGAAACATATGATGATACATAAATGGATAATTAACAGGGATATATAAAGCGAGTAGCCTTCACTAAGGCCACTCGCACTATCAATATTGTTACGACAATAAACTAAGCTGCCAGTGAACACCAAATTGGTCTGTGACAGTACCATACCACTTGCTCCAAAAGGTTTCTTGAAGCTCCATCCCAACACGACCACCTTGTTTAAGTTTTTCATATGCTGCTGTAATCTCTTCTTGTTTGTTCATGATGACAGCCAATGTAATATTGTTTCCTACAGTATACGGTGTTCCCGGA
It contains:
- a CDS encoding methyl-accepting chemotaxis protein, which produces MKSLRLKILMGFACILALLIVLTVVVSINLFKVSKDIDRLDEDIKLLNGNANLSQNITERVSLARGYLLYGEESFKQSFFEHTEESKEIEEVVLANEPSEEVQHLIELSVEFGNIVEGELFPLYDSGDIEGAIRLERDKIAELAEEIVLGYEDVMEYEQSVIEKNMDELVSASTTTNVITISLAVAAIVVGIVVSFVLANKITTPVLQVVNRMNQVSTGDLSGQSLQTNSKDEVGLLTESVNDTTASLKGLVRSVNDATSQVAASSEQLSASAIETTKGTEQVVTTIEELTNDATASVETINQSVESINEMAHKIETIAETSSSVSKVVSETKDAAESGNEKVQEAVRQMSSIGGSVHTTAKTIQALGHKSEEINNIISVISDISGQTNLLALNAAIEAARAGEHGKGFSIVADEVRKLAEQTENSTKQIAALISEIQAGTTESVQSMTTVTNEVNSGTTIVNEAGQTFTEIVTMVNEVVKHIKKVSSISTELANSSKKVKSSFADVKEKANKTSEGAEVIASTSQQQLAAMEEITASSQVLSEMAEALQKEIEVFKI
- a CDS encoding DUF4871 domain-containing protein: MNNRKYSFFISILFIILVVCGCAATEETVEEQVSKTENQKFESNSYSMIGVENKIGFIYDEHSTPFIADEGQKYMWHFWGDDVVDQQFTVIGKNMKSGEEVVVIDNEIIAGPLNGADAHMPSSMSLPTQGKWALMAYVDEELFGTIAVDVR